One Cotesia glomerata isolate CgM1 linkage group LG8, MPM_Cglom_v2.3, whole genome shotgun sequence genomic window carries:
- the LOC123270673 gene encoding dynactin subunit 5, with amino-acid sequence MEPQDIYYDRAEYIETASGNKVSRQTVLCGSQNIVLHGKVIVQSDAIIRGDLANVRVGRYCIISKNVVIRPPFKKFSKGVAFFPLQMGDHVFVGERAVVNAAVVGSYVYIGKNAVIGRRCILKDCCFIEDNAVIPPETIVPSFTKFSGNPAMAVEDLPECTLDLMVDFTKNYYQHFLPATK; translated from the exons atggagccgcaagatatttattatgacAGAGCTGAATATATTGAAACG gcGTCGGGAAATAAAGTGAGCAGACAAACAGTTTTATGCGGCTCTCAAAATATTGTTTTGCATGGCAAGGTTATTGTTCAATCTGATGCTATTATTCGTGGAGACTTGGCGAATGTCCGCGTCGGGAGATATTGTATAATTAGCAAAAATGTTGTGATAAGACCAccgtttaaaaaattcagcaaagg aGTTGCATTTTTCCCATTACAAATGGGTGACCATGTATTTGTTGGAGAACGTGCTGTTGTTAACGCAGCTGTAGTTGGATCTTATGTTTACATTGGAAAGAATGCAGTAATA GGCAGACGATGCATTCTGAAAGATTGTTGCTTTATTGAGGATAACGCAGTGATACCACCAGAAACAATCGTTCCGtcatttactaaattttctggAAATCCAGCAATGGCAGTGGAGGATCTACCCGAGTGTACATTAGATCTAATGGTTGATTTCACCAAAAACTACTATCAGCATTTCCTCCCGGCGACAAAatag
- the LOC123270671 gene encoding glutamate receptor 3-like, with protein MKLFFYKIFFCLFIASNSHEIDLITETFIVDMIKAIRAPLTVTGFFCFNSDLKLSKKLSQNNIINNIKNLINHQYDFEENQELKLSHQNLYILDVDCPDATELLLKAEESEMFVAPTRWLLLQDTTNNNSSQLNLKNQFDGLGIFPDSELYLAQRLKNDSINILSIYRPSMYVNIIFEYRGNWNARTGVNFVDSIPASQRRRNLHLTPLKTCLVLVNPDTLNHLTDYKDKRIDAVTKANYIWMMHLVNRINATVTYTWRNTWGYQDQNGTWSGMIGLLDRNEIDFGGTATFLIKQRIGVIEYLHLYTPVGSKFVFRKPPLSYVSNLFTLPFGRTVWYAIAVMTCVICGFLYITLKWEWKKTLESSEENTRHPDDLQKDPSLSDDLLILSSAILQQGLSYEPRTISSRIITLMLLLAALSLYASYTANIVALLQSTSNSINTLKDLIQSGLKFGIYDIVYNRYYFGALDDPIRREFRERFVTNKSSVWLTMEDGIERVRKGLFAFHVDTGAGYQLMQETYDEDEKCGLEEIDYMGVLDPMLVIKRRSPYRELFKVGSLWLREAGLQQRDTPRLFTKKPVCVGQTSFISVGTTECYAAFYTIIYGVAIAFGVLFIEIIYHRCFESKTDDYSESENDVEQHQQSRQTSGESLEAIE; from the exons atgaaactatttttttataaaatttttttctgtctttTTATCGCTTCAAACTCTCACGAAATTGACCTAATTACCGAAACATTTATTGTCGACATGATTAAAGCCATAAGAGCGCCTTTAACTGTTACaggatttttttgttttaattcag atttaaaattatcaaaaaaattatcgcaaaataatataattaataatataaaaaatctaattaatcACCAATACGATTTTGAAGAGAATCAAGAATTGAAATTATcacatcaaaatttatatattctcGATGTTGACTGTCCAGATGCCACTGAATTACTTTTAAAG gcTGAAGAAAGTGAAATGTTTGTTGCTCCAACGAGATGGTTACTTTTGCAAGAtacaacaaataataattcatcacaactaaatttaaaaaatcaatttgacGGCTTAGGAATATTTCCTGACAGCGAATTATACCTTGCACagagattaaaaaatgattcgaTAAACATACTATCCATTTATCGGCCTAGCATGTACGTgaacataatttttgaataccgAGGAAATTGGAACGCCCGAACTGGTGTAAATTTTGTGGACTCAATACCCGCCTCGCAGCGTAGAAGGAATCTTCATTTGACTCCTCTAAAAACGTGTCTCgtg ttGGTTAATCCAGACACATTAAATCATTTAACGGATTACAAAGATAAGAGAATTGACGCTGTTACCAAAGCTAACTATATATGGATGATGCATCTTGTTAATCGTATTAATGCCAC agtAACATACACATGGCGAAACACTTGGGGTTATCAAGACCAAAATGGAACATGGAGTGGAATGATCGGATTGTTGGATCGTAATGAAATCGATTTTGGTGGAACAGCGACATTCCTGATAAAACAAAGGATCGGCGTAATAGAATACTTACACCTGTATACACCTGTCGG ATCTAAATTTGTATTCCGCAAACCTCCACTGTCTTATGTGAGTAATTTATTCACTCTACCATTTGGGCGCACGGTTTGGTATGCTATTGCCGTAATGACGTGTGTTATCTGCGGATTTTTGTATATTACTTTGAAATGGGAGTGGAAAAAAACACTAGAGTCATCTGAAGAAAATACTCGACATCCTGACGACTTGCAAAAGGATCCTTCTCTAAGTGACGATTTATTAATTCTCTCTAGCGCTATTTTACAACAAG gATTGTCATACGAACCACGGACAATTTCGTCaagaataataacattaatgtTACTTTTAGCGGCGTTGAGTCTCTATGCATCTTACACGGCAAATATTGTCGCTCTTTTACAGTCAACATCTAACTCAATAAACACTTTAAAGGATCTTATACAAAGTGgattaaaatttggaatttatGATATTGTTTACAATCGATATTATTTCGGG GCACTAGATGATCCGATACGGAGAGAATTTAGAGAAcgttttgtaacaaataaatcttCAGTATGGCTAACTATGGAAGATGGGATTGAAAGAGTGAGAAAAGGATTATTTGCATTCCACGTTGACACTGGGGCTGGGTATCAATTGATGCAAGAGACTTATGACGAAGACGAAAAATGTGGATTAGAAGAGATTGATTATATGGGTGTACTTGATCCGATGCTTGTTATTAAACGGAGATCTCCTTATCGCGAATTATTTAAAGTAGG ATCACTTTGGTTACGCGAAGCTGGACTACAACAACGCGACACACCAAGATTATTTACCAAAAAACCAGTTTGTGTAGGTCAGACCAGTTTTATAAGCGTTGGAACAACAGAATGTTATGCCGCtttttacactattatttatGGAGTTGCTATCGCATTTGGagttttatttatcgaaaTTATTTACCACAGATG cTTTGAAAGTAAGACTGATGATTATTCTGAAAGTGAGAACGACGTTGAACAACATCAACAATCAAGACAGACTTCTGGAGAATCATTAGAAGCTATCgaataa